The following proteins are encoded in a genomic region of Ornithinibacillus sp. 4-3:
- a CDS encoding sporulation YhaL family protein codes for MVTIPWWIWLIVLGVCFSAYMTFRTAREEKQIEIQFIEEEGKKYMERIAEERKKRGLVKE; via the coding sequence ATGGTTACAATTCCATGGTGGATATGGCTTATCGTGCTAGGCGTTTGTTTTTCAGCTTATATGACTTTTCGAACTGCTCGAGAAGAAAAACAAATAGAGATTCAATTTATTGAAGAAGAAGGTAAGAAATATATGGAAAGAATTGCAGAGGAAAGAAAAAAACGAGGGCTAGTAAAAGAATAA
- a CDS encoding peptidylprolyl isomerase produces the protein MKKLIIATVFSAGLLTLGACSSNDDEVVVSSNAGDITKDDFYNELKDRYGESVLREMVTLEILEDKYEVSDSDVDERVEEIKEQLGDQFEMVLQQQGISNEDELRKFMKASLLQEAAMTEGIEVTEDEIKEQYDKENTEIDAQHILVEEEATALEIQEELNGGADFAELAKEHSTDEANKNEGGELGYFGIGDMVAEFFDAAFALEAGDISEPVQTSYGFHIIKVNDKREKEDVEAFEDREEAIKRELINNKVNPEEAQEKIAKLLDDAKIDIKIEEFEQLFNTEG, from the coding sequence ATGAAGAAACTAATAATTGCTACAGTATTTTCCGCTGGTTTATTAACATTAGGAGCTTGTAGTTCTAATGATGATGAAGTTGTTGTTTCATCCAATGCCGGAGATATTACGAAAGACGATTTCTACAACGAACTAAAAGACCGTTATGGAGAGTCTGTATTACGTGAAATGGTGACACTAGAAATTCTAGAAGATAAGTATGAAGTATCAGATAGTGATGTAGATGAAAGAGTAGAAGAAATTAAAGAACAATTAGGTGACCAATTTGAAATGGTCCTTCAACAACAAGGTATTTCAAATGAAGACGAATTAAGGAAGTTTATGAAAGCAAGTCTTCTTCAAGAAGCTGCTATGACAGAAGGCATTGAAGTTACTGAAGATGAAATTAAAGAACAGTATGACAAAGAAAATACCGAAATTGATGCTCAACATATCTTAGTAGAAGAAGAAGCTACTGCACTGGAAATTCAAGAAGAACTTAATGGTGGTGCAGATTTCGCTGAATTAGCAAAAGAACATTCTACAGATGAAGCTAATAAAAATGAAGGCGGAGAACTTGGGTACTTTGGAATTGGCGACATGGTTGCTGAATTCTTTGATGCAGCATTCGCGTTAGAAGCTGGTGATATTAGTGAACCTGTACAAACTTCATATGGTTTCCATATCATTAAAGTGAATGATAAACGTGAAAAAGAAGATGTTGAAGCTTTTGAAGATCGTGAAGAAGCAATTAAACGTGAATTAATTAACAATAAAGTTAATCCAGAAGAAGCTCAAGAAAAAATCGCTAAACTTCTAGATGATGCTAAAATCGATATAAAAATTGAAGAGTTTGAACAACTTTTTAATACTGAAGGATAA